A genome region from Geodermatophilus bullaregiensis includes the following:
- a CDS encoding esterase/lipase family protein, translating to MSTRSEPAGARSADRRRAGLLAATEPVRAAASAGALALTYPLLRGAPRGEPHAVLVLPGLLASDASTVTLRRWVRGLGYPVVGWELGRNRGPTKEITEALPKLVTRLAEQHGGPVSVVGQSLGGIYARRLALRVPRLVRQVVSLGSPFGLAGRPADGTPGARAYDRYRHLHSVSGRPRGGLGGSLPVPSTAVYSPWDGVVDWRACRQEPGPRAENVGVHASHLGMGHDPAVLWLVADRLAQTREDWRPFTPPARLRLLYTRDDED from the coding sequence ATGTCCACCCGATCCGAACCCGCTGGGGCCCGGTCCGCCGACCGCCGCCGAGCCGGCCTGCTCGCGGCGACCGAGCCGGTCCGGGCGGCGGCCAGCGCCGGCGCCCTCGCGCTGACCTACCCCCTGCTGCGCGGCGCCCCGCGCGGCGAGCCGCACGCGGTCCTCGTGCTGCCGGGGCTGCTCGCCTCCGACGCCTCGACGGTGACCCTGCGCCGCTGGGTGCGCGGGCTGGGGTACCCGGTGGTCGGGTGGGAGCTCGGCCGCAACCGCGGGCCGACGAAGGAGATCACCGAGGCGCTGCCGAAGCTGGTCACGCGGCTGGCCGAGCAGCACGGCGGGCCGGTCAGCGTCGTCGGGCAGAGCCTCGGCGGCATCTACGCCCGGCGGCTGGCGCTCCGGGTGCCGCGGCTGGTCCGCCAGGTGGTCAGCCTCGGCTCCCCGTTCGGCCTGGCCGGGCGGCCCGCCGACGGGACGCCCGGCGCCCGCGCCTACGACCGCTACCGGCACCTGCACTCCGTCTCGGGCCGGCCGCGCGGCGGCCTGGGCGGCTCCCTGCCCGTGCCCAGCACCGCCGTCTACTCCCCGTGGGACGGCGTCGTCGACTGGCGCGCCTGCCGGCAGGAGCCCGGCCCGCGCGCGGAGAACGTCGGCGTGCACGCCAGCCACCTCGGCATGGGGCACGACCCGGCGGTGCTGTGGCTGGTGGCCGACCGCCTGGCGCAGACCCGCGAGGACTGGCGGCCGTTCACCCCGCCGGCCCGGCTCCGGCTGCTCTACACCCGGGACGACGAGGACTGA
- a CDS encoding FAD-dependent oxidoreductase yields MDETYDVVVIGGGAAGLSGALALGRARRSVAVVDDGTPRNAPAHEMHNYLGRDGTPPAELRSAGRAEVAGYGVALVDDRVTAVGGSAGSFTVETAGGRVLGARRLLVTTGLVDELPDVPGVRELWGTDVLHCPYCHGWEVRDQPIGVLATGPMAVHQALLWRQLSGDVVLFRHGAVLSGEEAEQLAARGVTVLEGPVATLETDGGRLSGVRLADGEVVPRAAVVVTPRFTARSAVLAGLGLEAVPFEMGPHVVGSRIPADPRGATAVPGVWVAGNVADPGAQVIGAAAAGLMAGAQINADLVAEETWAAVEVVRAQADPEFGEAWWEERYRSHGSGAWSGRVNDVLAAEAAELPPGRALDAGAGEGGDAVWLARRGWEVTALDLSRTALDRAAAAARSAGVRIETRHADVTAWEPGEERWDLVTASFLHLLPDRRDDVLRRLAAAVAPGGTLLVTAHDGGDCSRGVQRPGLPGWYATGEQMAAVLDPADWAVEAAETRPRDARGHEHGSVHVADTVLRARRRQSSSSRV; encoded by the coding sequence ATGGACGAGACGTACGACGTGGTGGTCATCGGCGGGGGAGCGGCGGGCCTGTCGGGGGCCCTGGCACTGGGACGGGCGCGGCGGTCGGTCGCGGTCGTCGACGACGGGACGCCGCGCAACGCGCCGGCGCACGAGATGCACAACTACCTCGGCCGCGACGGCACGCCGCCGGCCGAGCTGCGGTCGGCCGGCCGGGCCGAGGTCGCCGGCTACGGCGTCGCGCTGGTCGACGACCGGGTGACCGCGGTCGGCGGCTCGGCCGGCTCCTTCACCGTCGAGACGGCCGGCGGGCGGGTGCTCGGCGCGCGCCGGCTGCTGGTCACCACCGGCCTGGTCGACGAGCTGCCCGACGTCCCCGGCGTGCGGGAGCTGTGGGGGACCGACGTCCTGCACTGCCCGTACTGCCACGGCTGGGAGGTGCGCGACCAGCCGATCGGCGTGCTGGCCACCGGCCCCATGGCGGTGCACCAGGCGCTGCTGTGGCGCCAGCTGAGCGGCGACGTCGTCCTCTTCCGGCACGGGGCGGTCCTGTCCGGCGAGGAGGCCGAGCAGCTCGCCGCGCGGGGCGTGACCGTGCTCGAGGGCCCGGTCGCCACGCTGGAGACCGACGGCGGCCGGCTCTCCGGCGTCCGCCTGGCCGACGGCGAGGTGGTGCCCCGCGCGGCGGTGGTCGTCACGCCCCGGTTCACCGCCCGCTCGGCGGTGCTCGCCGGGCTGGGCCTGGAGGCGGTGCCCTTCGAGATGGGTCCGCACGTGGTCGGCAGCCGCATCCCGGCCGACCCGCGCGGCGCCACCGCGGTGCCCGGGGTGTGGGTCGCCGGCAACGTCGCCGACCCCGGCGCGCAGGTGATCGGCGCGGCGGCCGCGGGGCTGATGGCCGGCGCGCAGATCAACGCCGACCTGGTGGCGGAGGAGACCTGGGCCGCGGTGGAGGTCGTCCGCGCGCAGGCGGACCCGGAGTTCGGCGAGGCGTGGTGGGAGGAGCGCTACCGCTCGCACGGCTCCGGCGCGTGGAGCGGCCGGGTCAACGACGTCCTGGCCGCCGAGGCCGCCGAGCTGCCACCGGGCCGCGCGCTGGACGCCGGGGCCGGCGAGGGCGGGGACGCCGTCTGGCTGGCCCGGCGCGGCTGGGAGGTGACCGCCCTCGACCTGTCGAGGACCGCGCTCGACCGGGCCGCCGCGGCGGCGCGGTCCGCGGGGGTGCGGATCGAGACGCGGCACGCGGACGTCACCGCCTGGGAGCCCGGCGAGGAGCGCTGGGACCTGGTCACCGCGTCGTTCCTGCACCTCCTGCCCGACCGCCGCGACGACGTGCTGCGCCGGCTGGCCGCGGCGGTCGCGCCCGGCGGCACGCTGCTGGTGACCGCGCACGACGGCGGCGACTGCTCCCGCGGCGTGCAGCGGCCGGGGCTGCCCGGGTGGTACGCCACCGGCGAGCAGATGGCCGCCGTCCTCGACCCCGCCGACTGGGCGGTCGAGGCGGCCGAGACGCGCCCCCGGGACGCCCGCGGCCACGAGCACGGGTCGGTGCACGTGGCCGACACCGTCCTGCGGGCCCGGCGCCGTCAGTCCTCGTCGTCCCGGGTGTAG
- a CDS encoding helix-turn-helix domain-containing protein: MPDDVPDLDDVLTAVGPRLRELRRRRGATLTQLSEDTGISVSTLSRLESGQRRPTLELLLPLARAHQVPLDELVDAPETGDPRVRLKPITRHGATFIPLTRRPGGLQAYKQVLPPHWGGEPGEQRSHEGWEWVYVLSGRLRLLLGDADVVLTPGEVAEFDTRTPHWLGNPDDRPAELLALYGPQGERIHVRAAPPGR, encoded by the coding sequence GTGCCCGACGACGTGCCCGACCTCGACGACGTGCTCACCGCCGTCGGCCCCCGGCTGCGCGAGCTGCGCCGCCGCCGCGGGGCGACGCTGACCCAGCTGTCGGAGGACACCGGCATCTCGGTGTCCACCCTGTCGCGGCTGGAGAGCGGACAGCGCCGCCCCACGCTGGAGCTCCTGCTCCCGCTGGCCCGTGCCCACCAGGTGCCGCTCGACGAGCTGGTCGACGCCCCCGAGACCGGTGACCCACGCGTGCGCCTGAAGCCGATCACCCGGCACGGCGCGACGTTCATCCCGCTCACCCGGCGCCCCGGTGGGCTGCAGGCCTACAAGCAGGTGCTCCCGCCGCACTGGGGCGGGGAGCCGGGCGAGCAGCGGTCGCACGAGGGCTGGGAGTGGGTCTACGTGCTGTCCGGGCGGCTGCGGCTGCTGCTCGGCGACGCCGACGTCGTGCTCACGCCCGGTGAGGTGGCCGAGTTCGACACCCGGACCCCGCACTGGCTCGGCAACCCCGACGACCGTCCCGCCGAGCTGCTCGCCCTCTACGGCCCGCAGGGCGAGCGCATCCACGTGCGCGCCGCACCTCCCGGCCGCTGA
- a CDS encoding CaiB/BaiF CoA transferase family protein produces the protein MTVPTEGRSTEERSRGPLAGLLVADFSRVLAGPYATMLLADLGAEVVKVEGPGGDDTRTWAPPLRDGVSTYYLGINRNKRSVVLDLSVDDDLAAARELARRADVLVENLRPGGLARFGLGYDEVAATNPGVVYASISGFGSGPEGRSLPGYDLIVQAVSGLMSLTGDADGSPYRAGVAVIDVVTGLHAAVGVLSALHARAGTGRGQHVEVDLLSSALSGLVNQTSAVVAGGVVPFRMGNSHPSLFPYEPLPCADGDLVVAAGNDGQFRRLVGVLGVPELADDPRFARNEGRVANRRELRALLVERLRTRAKDEWFADITAAGVPCGPINTVDQGVALAQRLGLDPVVAVGGVPSVRHPIRLSATPAGYWLPPPGLDEHGAEVRRWLAAPED, from the coding sequence GTGACAGTGCCGACTGAGGGACGGTCGACGGAGGAGCGGTCCCGGGGGCCGCTGGCCGGGCTGCTGGTGGCCGACTTCTCGCGCGTCCTCGCCGGGCCCTACGCCACGATGCTGCTCGCCGACCTCGGCGCCGAGGTGGTCAAGGTCGAGGGCCCGGGGGGTGACGACACCCGCACCTGGGCGCCACCGCTGCGCGACGGCGTCTCGACGTACTACCTGGGGATCAACCGGAACAAGCGCTCGGTGGTCCTCGACCTCAGCGTCGACGACGACCTCGCCGCCGCGCGCGAGCTGGCCCGCCGCGCCGACGTGCTGGTCGAGAACCTCCGCCCCGGCGGGCTGGCGCGGTTCGGGCTGGGCTACGACGAGGTGGCGGCGACCAACCCCGGCGTCGTCTACGCCTCGATCAGCGGTTTCGGCAGCGGGCCGGAGGGCCGGTCGCTGCCCGGCTACGACCTCATCGTGCAGGCGGTGTCGGGGCTGATGAGCCTCACCGGTGACGCCGACGGCAGCCCGTACCGCGCCGGCGTCGCCGTGATCGACGTGGTCACCGGGCTGCACGCCGCCGTCGGGGTGCTCTCCGCGCTGCACGCGCGGGCCGGCACCGGCCGCGGGCAGCACGTCGAGGTGGACCTGCTGTCCTCGGCGCTGTCGGGGCTGGTCAACCAGACCTCGGCCGTCGTCGCCGGCGGCGTCGTCCCGTTCCGGATGGGCAACAGCCACCCGAGCCTCTTCCCCTACGAGCCGCTGCCGTGTGCCGACGGCGACCTGGTGGTGGCCGCGGGCAACGACGGCCAGTTCCGGAGGCTGGTCGGCGTCCTCGGGGTGCCGGAGCTCGCCGACGACCCGCGCTTCGCGCGCAACGAGGGCCGCGTGGCCAACCGCCGCGAGCTGCGCGCCCTGCTGGTCGAGCGGCTGCGCACCCGCGCCAAGGACGAGTGGTTCGCCGACATCACCGCCGCCGGGGTGCCGTGCGGGCCCATCAACACGGTGGACCAGGGCGTGGCCCTGGCGCAGCGGCTGGGCCTGGACCCGGTGGTCGCCGTCGGCGGCGTCCCGTCGGTGCGCCACCCGATCCGCCTGTCGGCCACCCCGGCGGGCTACTGGCTGCCGCCGCCCGGGCTCGACGAGCACGGCGCGGAGGTCCGCCGCTGGCTGGCTGCCCCCGAGGACTGA